One Streptococcus sp. VT 162 genomic window, ACCAGCCAAGTCACCATCCGCAACCCAGGCCATTCCTCCTTGAAAAATAGGATAATCAATGTTCAATAATTCTGTAATACGTGTTTTCATAGTGCCTCCATCATTCCTTGCTTACGTAATAGTTCGATGAGTTTATCATTTGAGTTTCAAACTATTACCTAAACAAGAGGGAGTGGGTTTCCCCTACTCCTTCTAGTAATATGTTAATTATTTTGTTTGCTCTTCAACGTAGGCAACCAAGTCACCAACTGTTTTCAAGTTATCTTCTGCTTCGATTTGGATATCGAAAGCATCTTCGATTTCAGAGATTACTTGGAACAAGTCCAATGAATCTGCATCCAAATCATCAAAAGTAGATTCAAGTGTTACTTCTGATGCGTCTTTCCCAAGTTCTTCAACGATAATTTCTTGTACTTTTTCAAATACTGCCATGATAGGACTCCTTTAAAATATAAAAAATTTATAACTATGTGTTTACCACATGATTACCTAGATTGTAAGAATGAGTGTGCCCCATGTCAAACCTCCACCGAAGCCTGATAGGAGAATCGTCTGGCTACCATCTAAACGAATCATGCCATTCTCCACACACTCTGAGAGCAAAATCGGGATACTTGCTGCACTGGTATTTCCATACTCCATCATATTGGCAGGAAGCTTGTCTCGGTCTACGCCGATCTTCTTAGCCATCTTATCCAAAATGCGGATATTTGCCTGATGAAGCAAGAGATAATCCAATTCCGATGCTGCGATTGGACCATTTTCTATGGTTTCTTTGATTGATCTAGCAACATCACG contains:
- a CDS encoding acyl carrier protein, with the protein product MAVFEKVQEIIVEELGKDASEVTLESTFDDLDADSLDLFQVISEIEDAFDIQIEAEDNLKTVGDLVAYVEEQTK